Part of the Desulfobulbaceae bacterium genome is shown below.
AAATTTTCCTGTCCCAGGCCAATCGGCCACAAAAGATGGCCTATTTCGACGAGATGATTTCGGAAATCTTCGGAGGGCGGGTCAAAGAGCTGATGCAGGCCAAAAAGGAAGGCCGTCCTGTGGTTGGCACCTTCTGCGTCTATATCCCGGAGGAGATTGTGGTAGCGGCAAACGGCATCTGCGTAGGCCTCTGCGGCGGTTCCCCTGGCTCCATTCCCGATGCCGAAAAAATTCTGCCCCGCAACATCTGCCCCATGGTCAAATCAGCCTTCGGATTCAAGGCAGGCCGCATTTGCCCATATTTCCAAGTCGTTGATTTCGTTTATGGTGAGACGACTTGCGACGCCAAGAAAAAGACCTGGGAGATTCTCGACCGCCTGGTGCCAACCTATGTCATGGAAATCCCCCAGATGAAAAAGGAGCGGGATCGCACCTTGTGGCTTGAGGAGGTCAAGGACTTCAAGGCCAAGATCGAGGCGGTCAGCGGCAAGACTATCAGCTCCGAACAACTGGCTGAGGCTATCAAAATCCTTAACGGCAAGCGCCAAGCTCTGCAACGCCTCACTAAGCTGCGGGCGGCAAACCCGGCTCCCATCAGCGGCAAAGATGCACTGCTCATCGAGCAAATCGCCTTTTACGATGAGCCCGTCCGCTTCGCGGCCAAGGTCAATGAACTGTGCGACGAGTTAGATGCCCGCGCAGCCAAGGGCGAAGGGATACTCCCCAAGAGCGCGTTGCGGGTGATGGTGTCCGGCACCCCTATGGCCCTGCCTAACTGGAAGATTCACAACCTGGTTGAGAGCGCCGGTGCGGTTATTGTCAATGAAGAGTCCTGCATCGGCACTCGCTACTTCAAAGACCTCATCACCGAGGGTAGCCTGGACATGGAAAAACAACTGGCAGCGCTCACTGACCGCTACATGCGAATCGACTGCTCGTGCTTCACACCCAATGACGAACGGGTGACGCAGGTCTTGAAGGAGTATAAGGATTCAGCAGCTCAAGGCATCATTCACTATTCTTTACAGTTCTGCCACACCTATAACATTGAGGAGATCAAGATTCGCGAGGCCTGCCAACGTGAAGGGATTCCCTATCTCTCTATCGAAAGTGATTACTCGCCGGACGATGTCGGCCAGTTGCAGACCAGGATCGAGGCCTTCCTGGAACAGGTTGAGGGATAAGATGGATATTGGTATTGATCTCGGCTCACGGGCCTTGAAGATGGCCGTGTTCGATGGCGACGAACTGCTTGAATGCCGGATGGTGGAGAGCGGCTTCACCCCGCACCAACAGGCGGAAGAACTGCTTAAGGGGTTAAAGCCTCATCGGGTGATCGCCACCGGCTATGGGCGGCATCTGGCCCACAAGAACTTTGCCAGCGGCGTCATCACCGAGATCAAGGCCCATAGCCTGGGGGCACGCTATTTTTTCCCTCAGGCCATGACTATTCTCGATGTCGGCGGTCAGGACTCCAAGGTCATCACTTTGAATAGAGAAGGCAAGGTTGTCAATTTTCAGATGAACGACAAGTGCGCCGCTGGCACTGGCCGTTTTTTGGAAATCATGGCTGCCAGCTTGGGTTATACCCTGGCTGAGTTTGGGCCGATGGCCCTCTCGTCGGACCATGAAGCGCCAATCAACAGCATGTGCACAGTCTTTGCCGAATCTGAAGTGATTTCGCTCAAGAATCATGGCGTGCCTGCTGCCGATATTGCCCGTGCCCTGCACCTGGCGGTGGTCAGCCGTTTGGTCGGCATGGTCAGACGGATGGAAGAGAGCGCCACCCTTGTCTTCACCGGTGGCGTGGCCCGAAACCCAGCCATTGTCTCCCTGCTCCAGGAACGGCTGGGAGTCGAAGTGTTTGTCCCTTCTCTGCCCGAGCACGCTGGCGCGGTCGGAGCCGCCCTCCACGCCAGAACTCTATGAAGTATAATTGTCCACCAGGAATTTTTGAGATTTGCCATGACTAACGAAACTATACGATTGACTCAAACTGTGAAGGGTGCCGGTTGTGCTGCCAAGCTCCCGCCAGGGGATTTGGACCGAGCCCTGTGCGGACTTAATCTTCCGGTGGATGAAAACCTTATTGTCGGTCTCGACCGGGCTGATGATGCCGGGGTCTACCGGATTTCCAACGACCTCGCCTTGGTCCAAACCATCGACTTCTTTCCGCCGATGGTGGATG
Proteins encoded:
- a CDS encoding 2-hydroxyacyl-CoA dehydratase, whose protein sequence is MQDFEVKAYPEMWHELNMDVERFDKARQMLGGAYTKIFLSQANRPQKMAYFDEMISEIFGGRVKELMQAKKEGRPVVGTFCVYIPEEIVVAANGICVGLCGGSPGSIPDAEKILPRNICPMVKSAFGFKAGRICPYFQVVDFVYGETTCDAKKKTWEILDRLVPTYVMEIPQMKKERDRTLWLEEVKDFKAKIEAVSGKTISSEQLAEAIKILNGKRQALQRLTKLRAANPAPISGKDALLIEQIAFYDEPVRFAAKVNELCDELDARAAKGEGILPKSALRVMVSGTPMALPNWKIHNLVESAGAVIVNEESCIGTRYFKDLITEGSLDMEKQLAALTDRYMRIDCSCFTPNDERVTQVLKEYKDSAAQGIIHYSLQFCHTYNIEEIKIREACQREGIPYLSIESDYSPDDVGQLQTRIEAFLEQVEG
- a CDS encoding 3-hydroxyacyl-ACP dehydratase; its protein translation is MDIGIDLGSRALKMAVFDGDELLECRMVESGFTPHQQAEELLKGLKPHRVIATGYGRHLAHKNFASGVITEIKAHSLGARYFFPQAMTILDVGGQDSKVITLNREGKVVNFQMNDKCAAGTGRFLEIMAASLGYTLAEFGPMALSSDHEAPINSMCTVFAESEVISLKNHGVPAADIARALHLAVVSRLVGMVRRMEESATLVFTGGVARNPAIVSLLQERLGVEVFVPSLPEHAGAVGAALHARTL